The Halosimplex litoreum genome has a window encoding:
- the pstA gene encoding phosphate ABC transporter permease PstA: MSLGTPGDTADALVAGDSSTRELVGGGLSALSFAAFVVGLVALFQYVPVDTSVAGVSVATAIGGALTLVGVGVVALGAASYGGVFETEPGHTGGVLSAAFLGLLWFGVGGLVGAQTLGLSTAWPAAALATGGLGAGVALFAREDIGVTLSAGLFVLLSGLVVVTGLVGPGWSWDPAGFSVVVTGAVGVPVVALFAGLVGAWTAARVYGGFGAQGRQTGAYVLVTTNAAAMIALLGSIVGFIAVRGFGPMTEGVEYGLFWGPWTWFNPPLLDSWVVVEGPIVWFYWPFVMEGYSSLGGGIDGVLPAIVGTVWLVVGAVALAVPLGVGAAVFLTEYAEQGRFTALVEVSTNSLWSTPSIVYGLFGLAFFVPRLGNTNSILAGQLVLGFMLLPLVVITSRESLKSVPDEYRDASAALGVSKWETIKSVVLPASLPGVITGVILGIGRIAGETAPILLVTTSSPFPSEVAGVVEGGFRFTSAFPFVAVPDLNLVQSSSALPYQLFAVIGAGLGENLDFAWATALVLLLVVMSFYAVGIGSRIYFRRKLDQ; encoded by the coding sequence GTGAGCCTCGGTACCCCCGGCGACACCGCCGACGCGCTGGTCGCGGGCGACTCCTCGACCCGCGAACTGGTCGGCGGCGGCCTCTCGGCGCTGTCGTTCGCCGCCTTCGTCGTCGGACTGGTCGCGCTCTTCCAGTACGTCCCCGTCGACACGAGCGTTGCCGGCGTCTCCGTCGCCACCGCGATCGGCGGGGCGCTGACGCTCGTCGGCGTCGGCGTCGTCGCGCTCGGTGCGGCCTCCTACGGCGGCGTCTTCGAGACCGAACCCGGCCACACGGGCGGCGTCCTCTCCGCCGCGTTCCTCGGTCTCCTGTGGTTCGGCGTCGGCGGTCTCGTCGGCGCCCAGACGCTCGGGCTCTCGACCGCCTGGCCGGCCGCCGCGCTGGCCACCGGCGGCCTCGGCGCCGGCGTCGCGCTGTTCGCCCGCGAAGATATCGGTGTCACGCTCTCGGCCGGCCTGTTCGTACTCCTGTCCGGCCTCGTCGTCGTGACGGGACTGGTCGGCCCCGGCTGGTCGTGGGACCCAGCGGGCTTCTCGGTCGTCGTGACCGGCGCCGTCGGCGTCCCGGTCGTCGCGCTGTTCGCCGGGCTCGTCGGCGCGTGGACCGCCGCCCGCGTCTACGGCGGCTTCGGCGCGCAGGGCCGACAGACCGGCGCGTACGTCCTCGTGACCACCAACGCCGCGGCCATGATCGCCCTGCTCGGTTCCATCGTCGGATTCATCGCCGTCCGCGGCTTCGGCCCGATGACCGAAGGGGTCGAGTACGGCCTCTTCTGGGGACCATGGACGTGGTTCAACCCGCCCCTGCTGGACAGTTGGGTCGTCGTCGAGGGGCCGATCGTCTGGTTCTACTGGCCGTTCGTCATGGAGGGATACAGCTCGCTCGGCGGTGGCATCGACGGGGTTCTGCCCGCCATCGTCGGGACCGTCTGGCTCGTCGTCGGCGCGGTCGCGCTCGCGGTGCCGCTGGGCGTCGGCGCGGCCGTCTTCCTCACGGAGTACGCCGAACAGGGCCGGTTCACGGCGCTGGTCGAGGTCTCGACGAACAGCCTCTGGAGTACGCCGAGCATCGTCTACGGCCTGTTCGGCCTGGCGTTTTTCGTCCCGCGGCTCGGCAACACCAACTCGATCCTCGCCGGCCAGCTCGTCCTCGGGTTCATGCTGCTCCCGCTGGTGGTCATCACCAGCCGCGAGTCGCTCAAGAGCGTCCCCGACGAGTACCGCGACGCCAGCGCGGCGCTGGGCGTCTCGAAGTGGGAGACCATCAAGAGCGTCGTCCTCCCGGCGTCGCTGCCGGGGGTCATCACCGGCGTCATCCTCGGCATCGGCCGCATCGCCGGTGAGACGGCGCCCATCCTGCTGGTCACGACCAGCTCTCCGTTCCCCTCGGAGGTCGCCGGGGTCGTCGAGGGCGGGTTCCGGTTCACCTCGGCGTTCCCCTTCGTCGCCGTCCCCGACCTGAACCTCGTCCAGTCGTCGAGCGCGCTGCCCTACCAGCTGTTCGCGGTCATCGGCGCCGGGCTCGGGGAGAACCTCGACTTCGCGTGGGCTACGGCGCTGGTGCTGTTGCTCGTCGTCATGAGCTTCTACGCGGTCGGCATCGGCTCGCGGATCTACTTCAGGAGGAAACTCGACCAATGA